One region of Peribacillus simplex genomic DNA includes:
- a CDS encoding sporulation histidine kinase inhibitor Sda — translation MKKLNDQLLIESYLKAIELGLDKNFILVLEEEMKRRGLHLIVQKDRRN, via the coding sequence ATGAAAAAATTAAATGATCAACTATTGATAGAATCATACCTTAAAGCAATTGAATTAGGCTTAGATAAAAATTTCATCCTCGTTCTAGAAGAAGAAATGAAGAGAAGAGGTCTACACCTTATCGTTCAAAAAGATAGGCGTAACTAA
- the ltrA gene encoding group II intron reverse transcriptase/maturase, giving the protein MLMEQILERENLIQALKRVERNKGSHGVDGMRVQNLRPHLVTEWYNMKTALLQGTYQPKPVRRIEIPKPNGGVRLLGIPTVLDRFIQQAIAQILTKIYDSTFSENSYGFRPNKQGHQAVRKAKSYITEGYTWVVDMDLEKFFDKVNHDKLMGMLERKIEDKRVLKLIRKFLQAGIMIGGLFHKSEEGTPQGGPLSPLLSNIMLDDLDKELEKRNLRFVRYADDSTIFVKTRKAAKRAMGNISSFIENKLKLKVNYEKSKYDRPWNRTFLGFSFTKSKKNPKVLLAKQTVKRVKKRIREMTSRKLPIPMELRINKLKQYLRGWMGYFALIDTPNVLKNLDSWIRRRLRMCLWKQWKLPRTRVRKLKGLGVPFGKAYEWGNSRKGYWRIAHSPILDKTLNNVYWLHHGLVNLYERYTKLRQT; this is encoded by the coding sequence ATGTTAATGGAACAGATACTAGAGAGGGAAAACTTAATACAGGCATTGAAGCGTGTAGAAAGAAATAAGGGAAGCCATGGTGTAGATGGAATGCGGGTCCAAAACCTGAGACCGCACCTCGTAACCGAATGGTACAACATGAAAACTGCCCTTTTACAGGGTACCTATCAACCGAAGCCCGTCCGTCGTATCGAAATCCCGAAACCAAACGGCGGAGTTCGGCTTTTGGGTATTCCAACCGTTCTAGACCGTTTCATTCAACAAGCCATTGCCCAAATATTGACCAAGATATATGACTCAACCTTTTCGGAGAATAGCTATGGATTTCGCCCTAACAAACAAGGGCACCAGGCGGTTCGAAAGGCAAAGTCCTATATAACCGAAGGTTATACATGGGTAGTGGATATGGATTTGGAGAAGTTCTTCGATAAAGTGAATCATGACAAGCTCATGGGAATGTTAGAGCGGAAAATTGAAGATAAACGAGTTCTTAAACTGATTCGTAAATTCCTTCAAGCAGGCATTATGATAGGCGGACTTTTTCATAAAAGTGAGGAGGGAACTCCGCAAGGAGGTCCGTTAAGTCCTTTATTATCTAATATCATGTTAGACGATTTAGATAAAGAACTAGAGAAACGCAATCTTCGATTCGTAAGGTATGCGGATGACAGTACTATCTTTGTGAAGACACGAAAAGCCGCCAAACGTGCAATGGGAAATATCTCAAGCTTCATTGAAAATAAACTGAAGCTAAAGGTCAACTACGAGAAGTCGAAGTATGATCGCCCTTGGAACAGAACGTTTCTCGGTTTTAGTTTCACGAAGTCAAAGAAGAACCCGAAGGTTCTACTGGCTAAACAAACGGTGAAGAGGGTAAAGAAACGAATCAGGGAAATGACCTCGAGAAAATTACCGATACCCATGGAACTCCGAATAAATAAGTTAAAGCAATACCTTAGAGGTTGGATGGGGTATTTCGCCCTCATTGATACTCCGAACGTATTGAAGAATTTAGATTCATGGATTCGAAGAAGACTCAGAATGTGCCTATGGAAGCAATGGAAATTACCAAGAACGAGGGTGAGGAAACTCAAAGGATTAGGCGTCCCATTTGGAAAAGCATATGAATGGGGAAATAGCAGAAAGGGTTATTGGCGCATAGCGCATAGTCCTATTCTAGACAAAACCCTTAATAATGTTTATTGGCTCCATCATGGGTTAGTAAATCTATATGAACGATATACAAAACTACGTCAGACTTAA
- a CDS encoding DUF6176 family protein — protein sequence MDVELTRFRIKEGKSERVDEWLKFLNENMNDVLITLEAEKMYVETIFRERLNGDEFLYWYSVQGQGGQEVQESDHWIDKKHLEYWKECIDETFRPVDLKTEVVMIPENIRQNMK from the coding sequence ATGGATGTAGAACTAACAAGATTTAGAATTAAGGAAGGTAAATCGGAACGGGTAGATGAATGGTTAAAGTTTCTAAACGAAAATATGAATGATGTGCTGATAACCCTTGAAGCAGAAAAAATGTATGTTGAAACTATATTTAGAGAACGTCTAAATGGTGATGAGTTTTTATATTGGTACTCTGTCCAGGGTCAAGGCGGACAAGAAGTCCAGGAATCAGACCACTGGATAGATAAGAAGCATTTAGAGTATTGGAAAGAATGTATTGATGAAACATTCAGACCTGTTGATTTAAAAACGGAAGTAGTTATGATTCCAGAAAATATAAGACAAAATATGAAATGA
- a CDS encoding MerR family transcriptional regulator, whose product MYTISEVAQLLGVSTHTLRYYEKEKIILPDRNEHGDRIYSESHLQWLKFVLKLKETQMPITKIKEYAYLYTEGEHTAINRLKLLEDHKSSIENQLKTLEETNKMLEHKITSYKEMILKRDEGVTKA is encoded by the coding sequence ATGTATACAATTAGCGAAGTGGCACAACTTCTAGGAGTCAGCACACATACATTACGTTACTATGAAAAAGAGAAAATCATTCTTCCAGATCGAAATGAACATGGAGATAGAATATATTCTGAATCGCATCTTCAATGGCTAAAATTTGTTTTAAAGTTAAAAGAGACGCAAATGCCGATCACAAAAATAAAAGAATATGCCTACTTGTATACTGAAGGAGAACATACAGCAATAAATCGATTAAAACTGTTAGAAGATCATAAAAGTTCGATTGAAAACCAGTTAAAGACGCTGGAAGAAACAAATAAAATGTTAGAACATAAAATTACATCATATAAAGAAATGATTCTGAAAAGAGATGAAGGAGTTACAAAAGCATAA
- a CDS encoding MFS transporter, protein MVKVKEKTTIKVEDHDTKSDQLQIVSGSTMTRYMALLFATACGMAVANIYYAQPLLDSLATEFGIAHSSIGIVITITQLCYALGLLLLVPLGDLLNRRRLIVGQMLLSVLSLIVVGIAPIITVLFTGLAAVGLLAVVTQVLVAFASTLAAPAERGRIVGLVQSGVVIGILLARTFAGVLTDLAGWRSVYLVSAAMMLIMTGVLFRVLPRDESERESLSYPQLLRSVLTLFMQERILRIRGVLALLIFTAFSTLWTSLVLPLSAPPYSLSHTAIGAFGLAGVAGALAAARAGGLADRGLGQRTTCIALVLLLASWFLISLTEHSLIALVIGVIFLDLAVQAVHVTNQSMIFTVRPEARSRLTAAYMIFYSIGSAMGSIVSTNIYANYGWIGVCLFGASVSALALLYWVITYRLTEQIREK, encoded by the coding sequence ATGGTGAAGGTTAAAGAAAAAACAACAATTAAAGTTGAAGATCATGATACGAAATCGGATCAATTACAAATAGTGTCCGGATCAACCATGACTCGCTATATGGCACTATTGTTTGCAACAGCCTGTGGGATGGCTGTCGCCAACATATACTATGCACAACCGTTGCTAGACTCACTGGCGACCGAGTTCGGTATCGCCCATTCATCCATCGGCATTGTCATTACCATTACTCAGCTTTGTTATGCGCTAGGACTGCTACTGCTGGTACCGCTCGGTGATCTATTGAATCGACGTCGGCTAATCGTCGGTCAGATGCTTTTATCCGTGTTGTCTCTGATTGTAGTTGGCATCGCCCCCATCATCACAGTGCTGTTCACGGGGTTAGCTGCGGTCGGGCTGCTTGCTGTGGTGACTCAGGTGCTCGTAGCGTTCGCATCGACTTTGGCTGCCCCAGCCGAGCGTGGACGTATAGTCGGCTTGGTGCAAAGTGGAGTCGTGATCGGCATTCTGCTAGCACGAACATTTGCTGGTGTACTAACCGATCTCGCCGGTTGGCGTTCGGTCTATCTAGTTTCTGCTGCCATGATGCTCATCATGACTGGCGTGTTGTTCCGAGTACTCCCGCGTGATGAAAGCGAAAGAGAGTCACTATCCTATCCGCAGCTGCTTCGTTCGGTGCTCACATTGTTCATGCAAGAACGAATCCTACGCATCCGCGGAGTACTGGCTCTGCTTATTTTTACCGCGTTTAGTACATTGTGGACTTCGCTGGTGCTACCTCTCAGTGCTCCACCATACTCTCTTTCACATACCGCTATTGGAGCGTTTGGTCTTGCTGGAGTTGCCGGAGCATTAGCTGCTGCTCGTGCTGGGGGTCTGGCTGATCGAGGTTTAGGGCAGCGAACAACCTGCATAGCCCTAGTTTTATTGCTAGCATCATGGTTTCTAATCAGCTTAACCGAACACTCACTGATCGCATTAGTCATTGGCGTTATCTTTCTTGATCTGGCTGTGCAAGCAGTACATGTCACCAATCAGAGTATGATTTTCACAGTGCGTCCTGAGGCGAGAAGCCGACTTACTGCTGCTTACATGATTTTTTATTCCATCGGCAGTGCCATGGGTTCAATTGTTTCAACCAATATATACGCAAACTATGGATGGATTGGTGTATGTCTATTTGGTGCCTCTGTCAGCGCTTTGGCCCTATTGTATTGGGTAATAACCTACCGTCTAACGGAGCAGATTAGAGAGAAATAA
- a CDS encoding TetR/AcrR family transcriptional regulator: MVRQREFDEEKALDDAMLLFWEKGYKATSLSDLTAKMGIQRPSLYSAFGDKEELFEAALRKYTKLHASHIRTKLQNNLSVKKAFHTFFEDLVEEEYKESPNKGCFCINTIVELAPHDEKFEILTREHQMYLSIIFQETIVRGIRSGELERSLNAKVLAQTLVVSLIGLTVLMKSRPERSFVDNSVAMILSLLK, translated from the coding sequence ATGGTTCGACAACGTGAATTTGATGAGGAAAAAGCTTTGGATGATGCTATGTTGCTTTTTTGGGAGAAGGGGTACAAGGCTACTTCCCTAAGCGATTTGACTGCCAAAATGGGGATACAACGACCAAGCTTATACTCAGCTTTTGGAGACAAAGAGGAATTGTTTGAGGCTGCATTACGCAAATATACAAAGCTACATGCTTCCCATATTCGAACAAAACTTCAAAACAATCTATCTGTAAAGAAAGCATTTCACACATTTTTTGAAGATTTGGTGGAAGAGGAATATAAAGAAAGTCCGAACAAGGGATGTTTTTGCATTAATACAATAGTGGAACTTGCCCCTCACGATGAAAAATTTGAAATCCTTACAAGAGAGCATCAGATGTATCTTTCGATCATATTTCAAGAAACGATTGTCCGAGGTATTCGCTCAGGCGAGCTCGAGCGCAGCCTTAATGCTAAAGTTTTAGCACAGACACTAGTCGTTTCATTAATCGGACTTACCGTGTTGATGAAATCTCGTCCAGAGCGTTCATTTGTAGATAATTCTGTAGCGATGATATTATCATTATTAAAATAA
- a CDS encoding SDR family NAD(P)-dependent oxidoreductase produces the protein MKKYTVITGASSGIGYETALAFAARGKNLVIVARRTEELEKLKSEIAKVNAELDVIIKTVDLSNTKNAYTLFEDLKEYEIETWINNAGFGNFASVGEQNLTKIETMLNLNIEALTILTSLYVRDYSTVEGTQLINVSSGGGYTIIGNAITYCASKFYVSAFTEGLAHELKEQGASMQAKVLAPAATETEFAKVSNDLEENVTFEGLLPKYHTAKEMAGFMLDLYDSEKVVGIVDGLTYEFQLKDPIYPYAVRMRN, from the coding sequence ATGAAGAAATATACAGTTATTACAGGTGCAAGTTCTGGGATTGGTTATGAAACAGCTCTTGCTTTTGCTGCTCGTGGAAAAAATTTAGTCATTGTGGCACGTAGAACTGAGGAACTCGAAAAACTAAAATCAGAAATCGCGAAAGTAAATGCTGAATTAGATGTCATTATAAAAACAGTTGATTTATCTAATACGAAAAATGCGTATACATTATTTGAAGATTTAAAGGAATACGAAATTGAAACTTGGATTAATAATGCAGGGTTTGGTAATTTCGCATCAGTTGGAGAACAAAATTTAACTAAAATTGAGACTATGCTAAATTTAAATATTGAAGCTTTAACTATTTTAACTTCTCTTTATGTGCGTGATTATTCAACTGTTGAAGGAACGCAATTAATTAACGTTTCATCAGGTGGAGGTTACACGATTATTGGAAATGCAATCACATATTGTGCTTCTAAATTCTATGTAAGTGCCTTTACTGAAGGCCTTGCACATGAATTAAAAGAACAAGGTGCAAGCATGCAAGCAAAAGTATTAGCTCCTGCTGCAACTGAAACTGAATTTGCAAAAGTATCGAATGACTTGGAGGAAAATGTTACATTCGAAGGGCTTCTTCCAAAATACCATACAGCTAAAGAAATGGCTGGATTTATGCTTGATCTTTACGATAGCGAAAAAGTAGTTGGAATTGTCGATGGTCTTACGTATGAATTTCAATTAAAGGATCCAATTTATCCTTATGCAGTAAGAATGAGAAACTAA
- a CDS encoding formylglycine-generating enzyme family protein, translated as MLANLNDYLKNLMVYIPEGEIRLRDFRNEQKWISSNYKFGMPGIRKNLKEVLWNVEIKPFYLAKYAVTEELYAIIMGKKFLTTTEARKPVVNVSWIDAVNFCNLLSDALGYEKFYDFNNESKSVICNYSTNGFRLPTDAEWQYACKAKSKGYRYGEIDEIAWYKDNSKERVHEVGEKKPNDWGLYDMIGNIWEWCWDLYDEETFGYYRIIRGGSWAEEERGCGATCRRKSMPDFYIDDIGFRIARSIV; from the coding sequence ATGTTAGCTAACTTAAATGACTACTTAAAAAATTTAATGGTGTATATTCCTGAAGGAGAAATCCGTCTACGAGATTTTCGAAACGAGCAAAAATGGATTAGTTCAAACTATAAATTCGGAATGCCGGGTATTAGAAAAAATTTAAAGGAAGTTCTTTGGAATGTTGAGATTAAGCCATTTTATCTTGCAAAATATGCGGTGACAGAAGAACTTTATGCGATTATTATGGGGAAGAAATTTTTAACAACAACTGAGGCTCGAAAACCAGTTGTTAATGTTTCATGGATAGATGCAGTGAATTTTTGTAATTTACTATCTGATGCACTTGGTTATGAAAAGTTTTATGATTTTAATAATGAAAGCAAATCAGTTATTTGCAATTATAGTACTAATGGTTTTCGTTTACCAACAGATGCTGAATGGCAATATGCATGTAAGGCAAAATCAAAAGGATATCGGTATGGTGAAATTGATGAAATCGCTTGGTATAAAGATAATTCTAAGGAACGAGTACACGAAGTTGGTGAGAAAAAGCCTAATGATTGGGGCTTGTATGACATGATCGGAAATATTTGGGAGTGGTGCTGGGACTTATACGATGAAGAAACATTTGGTTATTACAGAATAATTCGCGGAGGAAGTTGGGCAGAAGAAGAACGTGGATGTGGAGCTACTTGCCGTAGAAAGAGTATGCCTGATTTTTATATAGATGATATCGGATTTAGAATTGCTAGATCAATCGTCTAA
- a CDS encoding ester cyclase gives MTRIRQIDKEWTLDELNQLPGNNELTEISGGDSPAPKFLQTNEQIIKSFFEVVRSGCTPEQAKVFLAKEVRSHQVNSESMVTIIRSPENYADHIREMMDSWGNFKIEIQELISQNQKVHVRWKQTGIHIGEYEGYMPTNKEVIEIGSAVYRLEDRKIVEYWIQVDRFGIIEQIKKNQEQD, from the coding sequence ATGACTCGAATTCGCCAAATTGATAAGGAATGGACATTAGATGAATTGAATCAATTACCGGGGAATAACGAATTAACTGAAATATCTGGGGGCGATTCACCAGCTCCAAAATTCCTACAGACAAACGAACAGATTATAAAAAGCTTCTTTGAAGTTGTCAGATCAGGTTGTACTCCCGAACAAGCTAAGGTTTTTTTGGCGAAAGAGGTAAGATCACATCAAGTGAATTCAGAAAGCATGGTGACAATTATAAGGTCACCTGAGAATTATGCTGATCATATAAGAGAAATGATGGATTCATGGGGGAATTTTAAAATTGAAATCCAAGAATTAATTTCTCAAAATCAAAAAGTTCATGTCAGATGGAAGCAGACAGGAATACATATTGGAGAGTATGAGGGTTATATGCCTACAAATAAAGAGGTTATTGAAATAGGTAGTGCCGTATACCGATTAGAGGATCGTAAAATAGTGGAATACTGGATTCAAGTGGACAGATTCGGAATCATTGAGCAAATAAAAAAGAATCAAGAACAAGATTAA
- a CDS encoding YkvA family protein, which translates to MKTWARKLKRQIFILYFACKDERVPWYAKVFTACVVAYAFNPIDLIPDFIPILGYLDDVILVPIGVMIALKMIPKSVLTNCEVKAEEMMKKGKPKNWIVGSIIVLIWGLIIIWAIINIYRLMN; encoded by the coding sequence ATTAAGACTTGGGCGAGAAAATTAAAACGACAGATCTTTATCCTTTACTTTGCTTGTAAAGATGAACGGGTGCCTTGGTATGCAAAAGTATTTACGGCTTGTGTTGTAGCTTATGCATTCAATCCGATTGACCTCATACCTGATTTTATACCCATTCTTGGCTACTTAGACGATGTAATTCTCGTTCCAATAGGGGTAATGATTGCATTAAAGATGATACCAAAGAGTGTATTAACCAACTGTGAAGTTAAGGCAGAAGAAATGATGAAAAAGGGTAAGCCGAAGAATTGGATAGTCGGCTCAATAATAGTATTGATTTGGGGCTTAATTATAATATGGGCTATTATTAATATTTATCGCTTAATGAACTAA
- a CDS encoding IS110 family transposase has protein sequence MEAMIERCAGLDVHQETVVACVLFGPLDKKPKTSIETFSTTTTGLLALSDWLATLQVSDVVMESTGVYWKPIWNILEGSFHLVLANARHVKNVPGRKTDVKDAEWLAKLLRCGLIESNFVPPEDIRDLRDLTRYRKKLIHHRTSEQNRIHKILQDANIKLTSVLSDIFGVSGRRILEAILNGEKIETDGLRKMVDWRTKASITDIASAINGRIRRHHRDMLRYHWEHMSYLEKAIEELEKQIDQLLSPYRKEVELLDGIPGVNKAAAATFIAEMGVDMSVFKSAKHLASWAGVSPGNYESAGKKKRVKPHKVTKH, from the coding sequence ATGGAAGCAATGATTGAACGGTGTGCTGGCCTAGATGTACACCAAGAAACAGTAGTAGCCTGTGTACTATTTGGTCCATTAGATAAAAAGCCAAAAACCTCTATTGAAACGTTTTCAACTACAACAACGGGACTCTTGGCTTTAAGTGATTGGCTAGCTACACTTCAGGTATCCGATGTTGTGATGGAAAGTACCGGAGTCTATTGGAAACCAATATGGAATATACTTGAAGGTTCTTTTCACCTTGTTCTTGCCAATGCCAGACATGTCAAAAATGTTCCAGGGCGTAAAACTGATGTGAAAGATGCCGAATGGCTTGCCAAGCTTCTAAGATGTGGACTTATTGAAAGCAATTTTGTACCACCAGAGGATATTCGTGATTTACGAGATCTTACTCGTTATCGAAAAAAATTGATTCATCATCGCACTTCAGAGCAGAATCGCATTCACAAAATTCTTCAAGATGCTAATATCAAGCTAACATCCGTACTATCAGACATTTTTGGTGTATCGGGACGCCGTATCCTTGAAGCGATTCTAAACGGTGAAAAAATAGAGACCGATGGTCTTCGAAAAATGGTGGATTGGCGAACAAAAGCAAGTATTACTGACATTGCCAGTGCAATTAATGGTCGTATTCGCCGTCATCATCGTGATATGTTGCGTTACCATTGGGAGCATATGAGTTATTTAGAAAAAGCCATAGAAGAATTGGAAAAACAAATCGATCAACTCCTGTCCCCCTATCGTAAGGAAGTAGAATTATTGGATGGAATACCTGGTGTGAACAAAGCTGCCGCAGCTACTTTTATTGCAGAGATGGGCGTTGATATGTCCGTATTTAAGTCAGCTAAACATCTTGCCTCTTGGGCTGGTGTGAGTCCCGGAAATTACGAAAGTGCTGGTAAAAAAAAACGAGTAAAACCACACAAGGTAACAAAGCATTAA
- a CDS encoding DUF4937 domain-containing protein, which produces MFSKLQAQWQPVNTTNGFLGQVGGWSIKNEFTACVFSFWENKDVYDYFMNNVHDGIFLNTNQSSTYSSIDVEIFEEVFNIQGLEKDIISILRESNFIRTALSNVKEGRASHFIETQSKVWNSGMKKTEKMLGGEFGSSVKDDKRFLVLTGWLSEEAHKDYIISSFSALKSQAKTELDLEGIIGEQFTIENSWRVVPLI; this is translated from the coding sequence ATATTCTCAAAATTACAAGCACAATGGCAACCTGTAAATACCACCAACGGGTTTTTAGGACAAGTTGGTGGATGGAGTATAAAAAATGAATTTACTGCTTGTGTATTTTCCTTCTGGGAAAATAAAGACGTTTATGATTATTTTATGAATAATGTTCACGACGGTATTTTTTTAAACACTAATCAGTCAAGTACATATTCATCAATTGATGTTGAAATATTTGAAGAGGTCTTTAATATTCAGGGATTAGAAAAAGACATAATATCGATTTTAAGAGAAAGTAATTTCATTCGAACTGCATTGTCTAATGTAAAGGAGGGAAGGGCTTCTCATTTTATAGAAACACAAAGTAAAGTTTGGAATTCAGGAATGAAAAAGACTGAAAAAATGCTTGGTGGAGAGTTTGGTTCTTCTGTTAAAGATGATAAACGCTTCCTTGTACTCACCGGGTGGTTAAGTGAAGAAGCACATAAGGATTATATAATTTCATCCTTTTCTGCTTTAAAAAGTCAGGCAAAGACGGAATTGGATCTTGAAGGAATTATAGGGGAACAATTCACAATTGAAAATTCTTGGCGTGTCGTACCTTTGATATAG